In Planctomonas sp. JC2975, the genomic stretch CGCGACATCGTTCTGCTGAACGCGGCGGCCGGCCTGGTGTCGTACGAACTGGCGGCTGACCCTGCGAGCGGTCAGCGCAGCATCCTCGAGCGGTTCTCGGACAAGCTCGCGGTCGCGGCGCAGACGATCGATTCCGGCGCGGCGTCCGCCAAGCTCGACGAATGGATCGCTGCCGCCGGATGAGCCGGAAGGCTGACCGGTCGGGAGGTCGAACGTGAAGAAGCTGGTGAATGATCCCAGAGCGTTCGTAGCGGATGCCGTGGCCGGCTTCGCCGTGGCGCACCGCGACATCGTGCGGGTGGGCATCGATCCGACGTACGTCGCTCGCGCGGGTCGACCCAGCGGCAAGGTCGGGATCGTGTCGGGGGGAGGCAGCGGACACGAGCCTCTCCACATCGGTTTCGTCGGCGTCGGCATGCTGGATGCCGCAGTGCCCGGCGAGATCTTCACGTCGCCGACACCGGATCCCATCCTCGCGGCGACCAGGGCCGCCGACGGAGGCCGTGGCGTTCTGTACCTGGTGAAGAACTACACCGGAGACGTGCTCAACTTCGAGACGGCCGCCGAGTTCGCTGCGCTGGACGGCATCCAGGTGCGCACAGTCGTGATCGACGACGACGTCGCCGTGCAGAACTCCGAGTTCACGGCCGGTCGACGCGGTGTGGCGGGAACGGTCATCATCGAGAAGATCGTCGGCGCGGCCGCCGAGCGCGGCGATGATCTGGAC encodes the following:
- the dhaK gene encoding dihydroxyacetone kinase subunit DhaK is translated as MKKLVNDPRAFVADAVAGFAVAHRDIVRVGIDPTYVARAGRPSGKVGIVSGGGSGHEPLHIGFVGVGMLDAAVPGEIFTSPTPDPILAATRAADGGRGVLYLVKNYTGDVLNFETAAEFAALDGIQVRTVVIDDDVAVQNSEFTAGRRGVAGTVIIEKIVGAAAERGDDLDSLVGLAQRMVASTRSMGVAIAAPTVPHSGKQSFELADDEIEFGIGIHGERGRARMTMAAADELADMVLDAVLEDLPRARGERVIALVNGMGATPVAELYVIYRRVAERFEAAGVEIARSLVGSFATSLDMAGFSVSLASVDDELLGLWDAPVHTAALHWGM